Proteins encoded by one window of Halorubrum ruber:
- a CDS encoding DUF5802 family protein produces MFERFSSGYYLGELYVEPRDGERAVIQRADHERVNEQLYADGEGVERLDAPLVMKVDGGHIPVGGDDDVPSGTLAIPQELADETLPDHRNVLLADADRAEKLLRWEGWEPFVNA; encoded by the coding sequence ATGTTCGAGCGATTCTCGAGCGGTTACTACCTGGGGGAACTGTACGTGGAACCCCGCGACGGCGAGCGCGCCGTCATCCAGCGGGCGGACCACGAACGCGTCAACGAGCAGCTGTACGCGGACGGCGAAGGGGTCGAGCGGCTCGACGCCCCGCTCGTGATGAAGGTCGACGGCGGCCACATCCCGGTCGGCGGCGACGACGACGTACCCAGCGGCACGCTCGCGATTCCCCAGGAGCTCGCCGACGAGACGCTCCCGGACCACCGGAACGTGCTGTTGGCGGACGCGGACCGAGCGGAGAAGCTGTTGCGCTGGGAGGGGTGGGAGCCGTTCGTGAACGCGTGA
- a CDS encoding DUF2309 domain-containing protein yields the protein MTTEIGIDDDADGIEDDTGAIEDEVDAAATAVGSVWPVHSFVTANPLAGFEDRPFDEAVSRAADLFGGRGYPRAETFRAALDEGRIDPDLLDAELTDRGYDGDPEALLERLETAEETVETSGSGGAEAADSDAERVDRVLTKWLSAFLDEGQAEWSMPNREAGFYDAFRSVAAYDDEIPNTGLVADLPPSPTEAIEAALEPYPRDRWEAVFESQFAALPGWTGLLKRRADDGGAWQSAHPITPTGYLAARLALADAFGVDLSPPEGSDGPAVDPSDEIADAFLSAWEGTYRDGLVERVAAESEARDGGTEAREEDGARPDGGASGRPDAQLVFCIDTRSEVIRRHVEATGDYETHGYAGFFGVPMEYTGYDAEASVEACPPIVDPQHRVSEVPGDDDARASRDRWADLREAAGEVVETLRSNPATAFSFVEGAGSGYGLALAARTLVPGRVRDLLDGADDAVPADHEFCEPGVHEHDDSGEGLPTGLTRDERVEYAATAFELMGWEAFGRLVVFTGHAAETANNPYDSSLDCGACAGNPGGPNARALAAICNDSEVKAGLRERGIDVPDDTVFLAAEHNTTTDEIELYDGDVPESHAADLERLRADLDAARGRAARERTGQEAEESAVRETERRAADWAETRPEWGLAGNAGFVVGPRELTSGLDLDGRAFLHSYDWATDPDGDALEAILTGPMVVTQWINAQYYFSTVDNAAYGSGSKVTHNPVGNVGVYQGNGGDLMTGLPLQSVKAAAGEPYHQPLRLSTVVHAPVDRVTEILADNEAVTGLLDNDWLSLTVVDPTRDHRAFHYEGDLAWAPTPEAVEAHAEPRTAPAVADD from the coding sequence ATGACGACTGAAATCGGTATCGACGACGACGCTGACGGCATCGAAGACGACACGGGCGCGATCGAAGACGAGGTCGACGCGGCCGCGACCGCGGTCGGGTCCGTCTGGCCGGTCCACTCGTTCGTGACCGCGAACCCCCTCGCCGGCTTCGAGGACCGGCCGTTCGACGAGGCCGTGAGCCGGGCGGCGGACCTCTTCGGCGGCCGCGGCTACCCGCGCGCGGAGACGTTCCGGGCGGCCCTCGACGAGGGACGTATCGACCCCGACCTGCTCGACGCGGAACTGACCGACCGGGGCTACGATGGCGACCCCGAGGCCCTGCTGGAGCGGCTGGAGACCGCCGAGGAGACGGTGGAAACGAGCGGCTCCGGCGGGGCGGAGGCGGCGGACTCCGACGCCGAGCGCGTCGACCGCGTGCTGACGAAGTGGCTGTCGGCGTTCCTCGACGAGGGGCAGGCCGAGTGGTCGATGCCGAACCGCGAGGCGGGGTTCTACGACGCCTTCCGGTCGGTGGCCGCCTACGACGACGAAATTCCGAATACGGGACTCGTCGCCGACCTGCCGCCGTCGCCGACCGAAGCGATCGAGGCCGCGCTGGAGCCGTACCCCCGTGACCGGTGGGAGGCCGTCTTCGAGTCGCAGTTCGCCGCGCTCCCCGGGTGGACCGGGCTGCTCAAGCGGCGCGCCGACGACGGCGGCGCGTGGCAGTCCGCGCACCCGATCACGCCGACGGGCTACCTCGCGGCCCGGCTCGCGTTGGCGGACGCCTTCGGCGTCGACCTCTCGCCGCCGGAGGGGTCCGACGGGCCGGCGGTCGACCCGAGCGACGAGATCGCCGACGCGTTCCTGAGCGCGTGGGAGGGCACGTACCGCGACGGGCTCGTCGAGCGGGTCGCCGCCGAGAGCGAGGCGCGCGACGGAGGAACCGAAGCACGCGAGGAGGACGGGGCACGCCCCGACGGCGGCGCGTCGGGGCGCCCGGACGCCCAGTTAGTCTTCTGTATCGACACGCGCTCCGAGGTGATCCGCCGGCACGTCGAGGCGACGGGCGACTACGAGACGCACGGGTACGCGGGCTTCTTCGGCGTCCCGATGGAGTACACCGGGTACGACGCCGAGGCGTCCGTCGAGGCGTGTCCGCCGATCGTCGACCCGCAACACCGCGTCTCCGAGGTCCCGGGCGACGACGACGCGCGGGCGAGCCGCGACCGCTGGGCCGACCTCCGCGAGGCCGCCGGCGAGGTGGTCGAGACGCTGCGGTCGAACCCCGCCACCGCGTTCAGCTTTGTCGAGGGCGCCGGGAGCGGGTACGGTCTCGCGCTCGCGGCGCGCACGCTCGTCCCCGGCCGGGTACGCGACCTGCTCGACGGCGCCGACGACGCGGTGCCGGCCGACCACGAGTTCTGCGAGCCGGGCGTCCACGAGCACGACGACTCCGGCGAGGGGCTTCCGACGGGACTGACCCGCGACGAGCGGGTCGAGTACGCCGCGACCGCCTTCGAGCTGATGGGCTGGGAGGCGTTCGGTCGCCTCGTCGTCTTCACGGGCCACGCGGCCGAGACGGCGAACAACCCCTACGACTCCAGCCTTGACTGCGGCGCCTGCGCCGGCAACCCGGGCGGGCCGAACGCCCGCGCGCTCGCCGCGATCTGTAACGACTCGGAGGTGAAGGCGGGGCTGCGCGAGCGCGGCATCGACGTGCCCGACGACACCGTCTTCCTCGCGGCCGAACACAACACCACGACCGACGAGATCGAACTGTACGACGGCGACGTGCCGGAGTCGCACGCCGCCGACCTCGAACGGCTGCGCGCGGACCTCGACGCCGCACGCGGGCGCGCCGCAAGAGAGCGCACCGGGCAAGAGGCCGAGGAGTCGGCCGTTCGTGAGACCGAGCGCCGCGCCGCCGACTGGGCCGAGACGCGCCCCGAGTGGGGGTTGGCGGGCAACGCCGGGTTCGTCGTCGGCCCCCGCGAGCTGACGAGCGGCCTCGACCTCGACGGGCGCGCCTTCCTCCACTCGTACGACTGGGCGACGGACCCGGACGGCGACGCGCTCGAAGCGATCCTCACCGGGCCGATGGTCGTCACGCAGTGGATCAACGCGCAGTACTACTTCTCGACGGTCGACAACGCGGCGTACGGGAGCGGGTCGAAGGTGACCCACAACCCCGTCGGCAACGTCGGCGTCTACCAGGGCAACGGCGGCGACCTCATGACGGGACTCCCGCTCCAGTCGGTCAAGGCCGCCGCCGGCGAGCCGTACCACCAGCCGCTCCGGCTCTCGACGGTCGTCCACGCGCCGGTCGACCGCGTCACCGAGATTCTGGCCGACAACGAGGCGGTGACCGGGCTCTTGGACAACGACTGGCTCTCGCTGACGGTCGTCGACCCGACGCGTGACCACCGCGCCTTCCACTACGAGGGGGACTTAGCGTGGGCGCCGACGCCCGAGGCGGTCGAAGCGCACGCGGAGCCGCGCACGGCCCCCGCCGTGGCGGACGACTGA
- a CDS encoding Lrp/AsnC family transcriptional regulator has product MGNGAIDDVDRAILYALQEDARNTSSGDVAERTGTSDSTVRKRIQRLESEGVIKGYSASVDYQRSGYPLRMLLYCTASIPERGELIPDILDIDGVVSVQELVTGEQNLLVTVVGESDDDITPVAQALLDMGVTVADEVLVRTHKTTPFGEFDVERNGED; this is encoded by the coding sequence ATGGGCAACGGCGCGATAGACGACGTCGACAGGGCGATCCTGTACGCGCTACAGGAGGACGCACGGAACACGTCGTCCGGGGACGTCGCGGAGCGGACCGGCACCTCGGACAGCACCGTCCGCAAGCGGATTCAGCGGCTCGAATCCGAGGGGGTGATCAAGGGGTACAGCGCCAGCGTCGACTACCAGCGGTCGGGCTACCCCCTCCGGATGCTGCTCTACTGCACCGCGTCGATTCCGGAGCGCGGCGAGCTCATCCCGGACATCCTCGACATCGACGGCGTCGTGTCGGTCCAAGAACTCGTCACCGGCGAGCAGAACCTCCTCGTGACCGTCGTCGGCGAGTCGGACGATGACATCACGCCGGTGGCGCAGGCGCTCCTCGACATGGGCGTCACCGTCGCCGACGAGGTGCTCGTGCGGACCCACAAGACGACCCCGTTCGGTGAGTTCGACGTCGAGCGGAACGGCGAGGATTGA
- a CDS encoding acyl-CoA thioesterase has protein sequence MGTYTADIDVRFRDIDAMGHVNNAVYATYIEQARTRYFSDVLDADLSRVSTVLASISIDFRRPIELSDGEVTVTVDVADLGRSSATMTHEIRAGGEAAAEAEATLVSLDPETGEPAPIPEEHRAAMESYHDL, from the coding sequence ATGGGTACGTACACCGCGGACATCGACGTGCGGTTCCGCGACATCGACGCGATGGGCCACGTCAACAACGCCGTCTACGCGACGTACATCGAGCAGGCGCGGACGCGGTACTTCAGCGACGTCCTCGACGCCGACCTCTCGCGCGTGTCGACCGTGCTGGCGTCGATCTCGATCGACTTCCGGCGCCCGATCGAACTGTCCGACGGCGAGGTCACCGTCACCGTCGACGTGGCCGACCTCGGGCGGTCGAGCGCGACGATGACCCACGAGATCCGGGCCGGCGGCGAGGCGGCCGCGGAGGCCGAGGCGACGCTCGTCTCCCTCGACCCGGAGACGGGGGAACCCGCACCCATCCCGGAGGAACACCGGGCCGCGATGGAGTCGTACCACGACCTGTGA
- a CDS encoding cupin domain-containing protein has translation MTLDSYAAAVSGLDPAPGEVETAELVVTDDALVKAFVLGPDASVDPHEHADATNVFHVLEGEPTVVRDDEEAALAAPAVVPNERGAVHGARNDTDERAVLTATLAPLP, from the coding sequence ATGACGCTCGACAGCTACGCGGCGGCGGTCTCCGGTCTCGACCCGGCACCCGGCGAGGTCGAGACGGCGGAGCTCGTCGTCACCGACGACGCGCTCGTGAAGGCGTTCGTTCTCGGCCCCGACGCGTCGGTCGACCCCCACGAACACGCCGACGCCACGAACGTGTTCCACGTCCTCGAAGGCGAACCGACCGTGGTCCGTGACGACGAGGAGGCGGCGCTCGCGGCGCCCGCGGTGGTGCCGAACGAGCGCGGCGCGGTCCACGGCGCCCGCAACGACACCGACGAGCGGGCCGTACTCACGGCCACTCTCGCCCCCCTCCCCTGA
- a CDS encoding proton-conducting transporter membrane subunit, producing MSGRTSNPTVGALRETAESSTVPVALTRLAWTLFAASLAALVAHVRLGGPWEVSDAIAVDGLTVLLWVVVTFFSGIVHSYSRRYMAGSAHETDFFLGVSAFTLAVMALVAADHVALFWCFWLAMGLLMARLIGTVDGWPQARAAASVARRYFLASSALLGVAVTALWWATGATTVSGIAASADSLGGPAWLVAGAALLLAAMIQSALVPFHGWLLSSMTAPTPASALMHAGFVNAGGILLTRFAPVVTVETGLMLAIVVVGVVSALSGKLLKTVRADVKGELGCSTVGQMGFMIVQAGLGFFGAAVTHLVLHGFYKAYHFLSAGGEVERAAPTETGPEPEGTGVAGAVVVLLTGLAGGATFALLTGKGTSVDTGLLLAGFVTLTTLHAARSAVRRTALSTAARYGAVPLVALPAIAVYALAYRAVSGLLAGLPLVSAPTELTALHALVAVAFLAAYVAIETGVHERSERLYVALVNAGQPAPTTVLTATEEYDDD from the coding sequence ATGTCAGGACGCACCTCGAACCCGACGGTCGGAGCGCTCCGGGAGACGGCCGAGTCGTCGACCGTTCCCGTCGCACTAACGCGGCTCGCGTGGACGCTGTTCGCCGCGAGCCTCGCCGCGCTCGTCGCCCACGTCCGACTCGGCGGGCCCTGGGAGGTCTCCGACGCGATCGCCGTCGACGGGCTGACCGTCCTGCTGTGGGTCGTCGTGACGTTCTTCAGCGGGATCGTCCACAGCTACTCGCGCCGCTACATGGCCGGGAGCGCCCACGAGACTGACTTCTTCCTCGGCGTCTCCGCGTTCACGCTCGCCGTGATGGCGCTCGTCGCGGCCGACCACGTCGCGCTGTTCTGGTGCTTTTGGCTGGCGATGGGGCTCCTGATGGCGCGGCTCATCGGCACCGTCGACGGCTGGCCGCAGGCCCGGGCCGCCGCGAGCGTCGCCCGTCGGTACTTCCTCGCCAGCAGCGCGCTGCTCGGCGTCGCCGTGACGGCGCTGTGGTGGGCGACCGGCGCGACGACGGTCTCCGGTATCGCCGCGAGCGCCGACTCCCTCGGGGGGCCCGCGTGGCTCGTCGCGGGCGCCGCGCTCCTCCTCGCGGCGATGATCCAGTCGGCGCTCGTCCCGTTCCACGGCTGGCTGCTCTCCTCGATGACGGCCCCCACGCCGGCCTCGGCGCTGATGCACGCCGGCTTCGTCAACGCGGGCGGCATCCTGTTGACCCGCTTCGCGCCGGTCGTGACCGTCGAGACCGGGCTCATGCTCGCTATCGTGGTCGTCGGCGTCGTCAGCGCCCTCAGCGGGAAGCTGCTCAAGACCGTCCGGGCGGACGTCAAGGGCGAACTGGGCTGCTCGACGGTCGGTCAGATGGGCTTCATGATCGTCCAAGCCGGGCTCGGCTTCTTCGGTGCCGCCGTCACGCATCTCGTCTTACACGGGTTCTACAAGGCGTACCACTTCCTGAGCGCGGGCGGCGAGGTCGAGCGCGCGGCCCCGACGGAGACCGGGCCCGAACCCGAGGGAACGGGCGTCGCCGGCGCGGTCGTCGTGCTGCTGACCGGGCTCGCTGGCGGCGCGACGTTCGCGCTCCTGACCGGGAAGGGGACGAGCGTCGACACCGGGCTGCTGCTCGCCGGGTTCGTGACGCTCACGACGCTCCACGCGGCCCGGAGCGCCGTCCGGCGGACCGCCCTCTCGACGGCGGCCCGCTACGGGGCGGTCCCGCTGGTCGCGCTCCCCGCCATCGCCGTGTACGCGCTCGCGTACAGGGCGGTCTCGGGGCTGCTCGCCGGGCTACCGCTCGTCTCCGCCCCGACCGAGCTGACCGCGCTCCACGCGCTCGTCGCCGTCGCCTTCCTCGCGGCGTACGTCGCGATCGAGACCGGCGTCCACGAGCGGAGCGAGCGCCTCTACGTCGCGCTGGTGAACGCGGGCCAGCCCGCTCCGACCACTGTTCTAACCGCCACGGAGGAGTACGATGACGACTGA
- a CDS encoding rhodanese-like domain-containing protein, with translation MDGEIDPAELSALLDERDDSGDDVAGADGNAEESESLRIVDIRDQRAFDRGHLPDSECIPFPELTSRIAELEGAERIVTVCPHGVASQQAAQLIGSYEGTQEARVESLRGGIEAWEQEIGELTASENPDADPDEGPESPF, from the coding sequence ATGGACGGCGAAATCGACCCCGCGGAGCTGTCGGCGCTGCTCGATGAGCGCGACGACTCCGGAGACGACGTCGCCGGCGCCGACGGGAACGCCGAGGAATCCGAATCGCTCCGCATCGTGGACATCCGCGACCAACGGGCGTTCGACCGCGGTCACCTCCCCGACAGCGAGTGTATCCCGTTCCCGGAGCTGACGAGTCGGATCGCGGAGCTCGAGGGCGCGGAGCGGATCGTCACTGTCTGTCCGCACGGCGTCGCCAGCCAGCAGGCGGCCCAGCTGATCGGCAGCTACGAGGGCACACAGGAGGCGCGCGTCGAGAGCCTCCGCGGCGGCATCGAGGCGTGGGAGCAGGAGATCGGCGAGCTGACCGCATCGGAGAACCCCGACGCCGACCCGGACGAAGGCCCCGAATCTCCCTTCTGA
- a CDS encoding amidohydrolase family protein — protein sequence MEELSGTVLAGESFAPVRGRVIVEDGRIAAVEETDTDSTDIVLPAFVNAHTHLGDSVAKDAAVGLSLDEAVAPPDSLKHRRLAAADRDDLVSAMRRTLRFMRRTGTVSTLDFRESGVAGARALRDAAADTGVDPFVFGSGDPSVLDVADGYGASGANDDDFAAERAACEERSRPFAIHAGEPDATDIHPALDLDPDLLVHMVHAEREHLERVADQSVPVAVCPRANAVLDVGTPPIRELLDHTTVALGTDNVMLNQPSMFREMATAAKRFDVTDREVLRMATAAGAEIGGLDCGVVEPGRRAALLVLDGDSDNLSGTEDPVAAVVRRATGLDVKRVLV from the coding sequence ATGGAAGAACTCTCGGGAACCGTCCTCGCCGGAGAGTCGTTCGCGCCGGTGCGAGGGCGGGTCATCGTCGAAGACGGGCGGATTGCGGCGGTCGAGGAGACGGACACCGACTCGACAGACATCGTGCTGCCGGCGTTCGTCAACGCGCACACCCATCTCGGGGACTCCGTCGCGAAGGATGCGGCGGTCGGCCTCTCGCTCGACGAGGCGGTGGCGCCGCCGGACAGCCTGAAACACCGGCGGCTGGCGGCCGCCGACCGCGACGATCTCGTGTCAGCGATGCGGCGGACGCTCCGATTCATGCGGCGGACCGGCACGGTTTCGACGCTCGACTTCCGCGAGTCCGGAGTCGCCGGGGCGCGGGCGCTCCGCGACGCGGCGGCGGACACCGGCGTCGACCCGTTCGTCTTCGGGAGCGGCGACCCGTCCGTCCTCGACGTCGCCGACGGCTACGGCGCCTCCGGCGCGAACGACGACGACTTCGCCGCCGAGCGCGCCGCCTGCGAGGAGCGCAGCCGGCCCTTCGCGATCCACGCGGGCGAGCCGGACGCGACTGACATCCACCCGGCGCTCGATCTGGACCCGGACCTGCTCGTTCACATGGTCCACGCCGAGCGGGAGCACTTGGAGCGCGTCGCGGACCAGTCCGTTCCGGTCGCGGTCTGTCCGCGCGCGAACGCGGTCCTCGACGTCGGAACGCCGCCGATTCGGGAGCTGCTCGATCACACGACGGTCGCGCTCGGCACGGACAACGTCATGCTGAACCAACCGTCGATGTTCCGGGAGATGGCGACCGCGGCGAAGCGGTTCGACGTAACCGACCGCGAGGTGCTGCGGATGGCGACCGCCGCGGGCGCCGAGATCGGCGGCCTCGACTGCGGGGTCGTCGAACCGGGCCGGCGGGCGGCGCTCCTCGTCCTCGACGGCGACTCGGACAACCTCTCCGGCACCGAAGACCCGGTGGCAGCGGTCGTTCGGCGGGCGACCGGGCTCGACGTGAAGCGCGTCCTCGTCTGA
- a CDS encoding DUF7522 family protein translates to MEPIPSETGISDETADSILSATRTSLGDALRSVVYFTPSSFDLLYVRKDLYPSDEAARARKAQLVQLERVGFAERSARTEIAHGGDGPDIGPYDFTVRFHEDGFVVRALEGDAGVLFTADSMDVGAFRETVSAVRGTLRGE, encoded by the coding sequence ATGGAACCGATACCGTCCGAGACCGGGATCAGCGACGAGACGGCCGACAGCATTCTGAGCGCCACCCGCACCAGTCTGGGCGACGCGCTCCGGAGCGTCGTGTACTTCACCCCTTCGTCGTTCGATCTGCTGTACGTGCGGAAGGACCTCTACCCGTCCGACGAGGCCGCCAGAGCGCGGAAGGCGCAGCTGGTCCAGCTCGAACGCGTGGGGTTCGCGGAACGGTCGGCGCGGACCGAGATCGCACACGGCGGCGACGGTCCGGACATCGGGCCGTACGACTTCACCGTCCGGTTCCACGAGGACGGGTTCGTCGTCAGGGCGCTCGAGGGCGATGCCGGCGTCCTCTTCACCGCCGACTCCATGGACGTCGGCGCGTTCAGAGAGACGGTCAGTGCGGTCCGCGGAACGCTCCGGGGCGAGTGA
- the phoU gene encoding phosphate signaling complex protein PhoU, with the protein MPREQYQTKLEGLRDDVLYMSEVVAERLRMGLDALERQDEELGEEVITGDAEINDLYLELEGQCTDLIALQQPVAGDLRFIAASFKIITDLERIADLATNLGEYAKRADREVFPDVDVQRIGDDTLAMLQEAMDAYAESDPERCYAVAESDDDLDAACEAASELVVRDLIERDELREEEDVEGTMRNVSRLLLTIRDLERVGDHAVNIAARSLYMIENDDELLY; encoded by the coding sequence ATGCCACGCGAACAGTACCAGACGAAGCTCGAGGGGCTCCGCGACGACGTCCTCTACATGAGCGAAGTGGTCGCCGAGCGGCTCCGCATGGGGCTCGACGCCCTCGAACGGCAGGACGAGGAGTTGGGCGAGGAAGTGATCACCGGTGACGCCGAGATCAACGACCTGTACCTTGAGCTGGAGGGGCAGTGTACGGACCTCATCGCGCTCCAGCAGCCGGTCGCCGGCGACCTGCGGTTCATCGCGGCGTCGTTCAAGATCATCACCGACCTCGAACGGATCGCGGACCTCGCGACCAACCTCGGCGAGTACGCCAAGCGGGCGGACCGCGAGGTCTTCCCCGACGTCGACGTCCAGCGCATCGGGGACGACACGCTCGCGATGCTCCAGGAGGCGATGGACGCGTACGCGGAGTCGGACCCCGAGCGCTGTTACGCCGTCGCCGAGTCGGACGACGACCTCGACGCCGCCTGCGAGGCCGCGAGCGAGCTCGTCGTCCGCGACCTCATCGAGCGCGACGAACTCCGCGAAGAGGAGGACGTGGAGGGGACGATGCGGAACGTCTCGCGGCTCCTCCTCACGATCCGCGACCTCGAACGCGTCGGCGACCACGCGGTGAACATCGCCGCCCGGTCGCTGTACATGATCGAGAACGACGACGAGCTGCTGTACTGA
- a CDS encoding glutaredoxin family protein, translating to MSVRLYALDGCPWCEKAADALDEAGVDYETEWVEALHSDRNEVKRVSGQRGVPVLVDEERGVTMSESANIVEYVERTLA from the coding sequence ATGAGCGTTCGACTGTACGCCCTCGACGGGTGTCCGTGGTGCGAGAAGGCGGCCGACGCCTTAGACGAGGCCGGCGTCGACTACGAGACGGAGTGGGTGGAGGCCCTCCACTCCGACCGGAACGAGGTCAAGCGCGTCAGCGGCCAGCGCGGCGTCCCCGTCCTCGTCGACGAGGAACGCGGCGTGACGATGTCGGAGAGCGCGAACATCGTCGAGTACGTCGAGAGGACCCTCGCATGA
- a CDS encoding Vms1/Ankzf1 family peptidyl-tRNA hydrolase has protein sequence MIDRLLGRAELKERIEELEEEKRHLERRAEAEEERRSDAVADRQRAEERVNELEHRIESLEERLERAEGAEASVEFRRVSDRSGSRLADVLDRFRAVKSDDPEGLLTAYVPDADSVPATVSEWFGDRTELVRRAAPAVVLADDTGAVSAALTPPIEPEPFDRWSDRFRLPDAWFRPTGRFAFALVRSDVFAVGTYEDDERVAFEGFTSDVKEAHSKGGFSQGRFERRREGQIDDHLKKANETLAEVADGENLDRVIAVGERSVLGRVRDRTDVTDVSDATGKPEAALDDAFRDFWRVRVRAI, from the coding sequence ATGATCGACAGGCTGCTCGGGCGCGCTGAGCTGAAAGAGCGGATCGAGGAGCTCGAAGAGGAGAAGCGCCACCTCGAACGCCGCGCCGAGGCCGAAGAGGAGCGGCGCTCCGACGCGGTCGCCGACCGCCAGCGCGCCGAGGAGCGCGTCAACGAACTCGAACACCGGATCGAGTCGCTCGAAGAGCGGCTGGAGCGCGCGGAAGGGGCCGAGGCGTCCGTCGAGTTCCGGCGCGTGAGCGACCGCAGCGGCTCGAGGCTGGCCGACGTACTCGACCGCTTCCGGGCGGTCAAGAGCGACGACCCCGAGGGACTGCTCACGGCGTACGTCCCGGACGCCGACTCGGTGCCGGCGACCGTCTCGGAGTGGTTCGGCGACCGCACGGAACTGGTCCGGCGCGCGGCGCCCGCGGTCGTCCTCGCCGACGACACCGGCGCCGTGAGCGCGGCGCTGACCCCGCCGATCGAACCGGAACCGTTCGACCGCTGGAGCGACCGCTTCCGGCTACCGGATGCGTGGTTCCGGCCGACCGGTCGGTTCGCGTTCGCCCTCGTCCGCTCGGACGTCTTCGCCGTCGGCACCTACGAGGACGACGAGCGGGTCGCCTTCGAGGGGTTCACCAGCGACGTGAAGGAGGCCCACTCGAAGGGCGGCTTCTCGCAGGGGCGTTTCGAGCGCCGCCGCGAGGGACAGATCGACGACCACCTGAAGAAGGCGAACGAGACGCTCGCCGAGGTCGCGGACGGGGAGAACCTCGACCGCGTGATCGCCGTCGGCGAGCGCAGCGTCCTCGGACGGGTGCGCGACCGCACCGATGTGACGGACGTCTCCGACGCCACCGGGAAGCCGGAGGCGGCACTCGACGACGCGTTCCGCGACTTCTGGCGGGTCCGCGTCCGCGCGATCTGA
- a CDS encoding cob(I)yrinic acid a,c-diamide adenosyltransferase translates to MSIYTGRGDEGETDLRDMSRVSKSSHRIEAYGSVDEANALLGTVRPTGHDDVDDLLETIQNHLHIVQADLANPDPDPDDPQVESRHTEELEQHIDAFDEELEPLTSFILPGGGEAGAALHHARAVARRAERRVVDLARSEPINEAVVTYLNRLSDLLFTLGRVVNARDGEPEESPSY, encoded by the coding sequence ATGAGCATCTACACCGGCCGCGGCGACGAGGGCGAGACCGACCTCCGGGACATGAGCCGGGTGTCGAAGTCGAGCCACCGCATCGAGGCGTACGGCTCCGTCGACGAGGCGAACGCGCTGCTCGGCACGGTTCGCCCGACGGGCCACGACGACGTCGACGACCTGCTGGAGACGATCCAGAACCACCTCCACATCGTCCAAGCGGACCTCGCGAACCCCGATCCCGACCCGGACGACCCGCAGGTTGAGAGCCGCCACACCGAGGAGTTAGAGCAGCACATCGACGCGTTCGACGAGGAGCTGGAGCCGCTCACGTCGTTCATCCTTCCCGGCGGCGGCGAGGCGGGGGCGGCGCTCCACCACGCGCGCGCCGTGGCGCGACGGGCGGAGCGCCGCGTCGTCGACCTCGCGCGCTCGGAGCCGATAAACGAGGCCGTCGTCACCTACCTCAACCGGCTCTCCGACCTCCTCTTCACCCTCGGGAGGGTCGTCAACGCGCGCGACGGCGAGCCCGAGGAGTCGCCCTCGTACTGA